A portion of the Edaphobacter lichenicola genome contains these proteins:
- a CDS encoding DNA-3-methyladenine glycosylase I — MAKTKNVIHRCSWADNDPLMRTYHDEEWGVPERDGRVLWEALMLDGFQAGLSWITVLRKREAFRKAFHNFDPKKVARMGEADIERLLQNEGIIRSRAKIEATINGAKIYMAMANAGEDFSKYIWGMAGNKPIQNSGPVPTKTPLSEEISVSLKKRGFKFVGPVIVYAWMQAVGIVNDHSPDCFRRKAV; from the coding sequence ATGGCTAAAACGAAGAACGTGATTCATCGCTGCTCCTGGGCCGACAATGATCCATTGATGCGTACCTATCACGACGAGGAGTGGGGAGTTCCGGAGCGCGACGGCCGTGTGTTGTGGGAGGCGCTGATGCTTGACGGCTTCCAGGCTGGTCTCTCGTGGATCACGGTCCTGCGTAAGCGGGAGGCGTTTCGTAAAGCGTTCCACAACTTCGATCCGAAGAAGGTAGCGCGCATGGGTGAGGCGGACATCGAGCGGCTGCTGCAGAATGAGGGCATCATTCGTTCGCGCGCGAAGATTGAGGCGACCATCAACGGTGCCAAGATCTATATGGCAATGGCGAATGCTGGCGAGGATTTCTCAAAGTACATCTGGGGCATGGCGGGTAATAAGCCGATTCAAAATAGCGGCCCTGTTCCGACGAAGACTCCACTGTCGGAAGAGATATCTGTATCGCTGAAGAAGCGGGGCTTCAAGTTTGTTGGCCCGGTTATTGTGTATGCGTGGATGCAGGCGGTTGGCATCGTCAATGATCACAGCCCGGATTGCTTTCGTCGTAAAGCAGTCTAA
- a CDS encoding TonB-dependent receptor, whose amino-acid sequence MRLKLVVSVVLAFGTLVGAGVAQTGNITGQVLDPTGAAVVDAKVTATSSSTGITRTVSSTSAGIYNLAALPPAVYDVTASASGFQTETRRNVILNVAAVLPVNFKLSVLGAATSVDVQDNTSGTIETDSFQLSTVIDSKQINALPLILRDPYQLVLLSPGVVTAMNNDGGVSVNGQRDRNNNFMLDGADNNDTSVPGALGGISTANPDSAQEFRVITNNFDAEYGRNTGAIVDVVTRSGTNQFHGDAYEFGRYNALGARDFFNTKANGPQDPYVRNDFGASVGGPIWKDRTFFFLNGEVQRFRTTRTESTTTPNAAFRTGVFTYIDPTDGSQTPVNLTNPAANPNNLSGLPVNPTIAQIFGVTPVGQADNGDGVSTTYFFGSPDALNSYTLTGRFDQKLTDKHQLTVRYIYGHSNESDPFHDESIPGYGNTAVIGTNHNGVISIASALTANTTNLFRAGYNQNNAGFFCNHAPFDALLGVDGFGNGRDVAVPYFYNGNSFGCFDLGDSNGQARLSSTLLFADTYSVTKGAHTIKVGGEFRSVKDGNYDNFASRDLISLNNFTNYGASAYTFAGDPNSPSLLSFEDLIWGAQGSVANATENQFFTAGGVRRPSDLTHFVQHEWAIFGQDTWKVGPRFTAVLGLRYAFNGVPYEAAGNFANFYGDASAPLPAAGFFSFTTVGPGTGRQLYANSWKLFEPRVGFSYDVNGDGKTAIRGGFGIFHDRVFDNIFGNAKSNPPFQATFNDFPFDPTNPTGSPTLTNYPDPGNLTPSANITNGDYNEPVVIDPNLKMPTNYSYNIGIQRQLSPRATLEVNYVGNHGLHGLREIDGAPPQQNLVQADIAAGVLPSALTLNALYLGGTDANGTNFDPAVNNTAFFHELFQTSIVSSNYNALQVRVQGQFGGLNLLGSYTYSHSLDNGSDPLVPGAGGSGLPRNSADLGPEYGNSDFDVRNRGTVAATYNLPIGTGAAHLNHGFAGAIFSGIQLSGIQQVQTGLPFDLRGTADNLHTGVTNRPQLIGAPYPSGRGTIVAAGKIVGPNPLAFANAPYGESVSIHRNAFYGSGFVNTDVVFQKTQTIYEQVKLVFRAESYNVFNHPNMVTPGSSGLSSGTTSISSPLFGISTAEVGQNDGTTGARQIQGALKVIF is encoded by the coding sequence ATGCGTCTAAAACTAGTTGTTAGTGTGGTTTTGGCATTTGGTACCTTGGTTGGCGCGGGCGTCGCGCAGACCGGCAACATCACTGGCCAGGTCCTTGATCCCACCGGTGCGGCCGTGGTCGATGCAAAGGTGACTGCAACCTCATCTTCCACCGGCATCACTCGAACCGTCTCATCCACTTCTGCTGGTATCTACAACCTCGCCGCTTTGCCGCCGGCTGTATATGACGTCACCGCGTCTGCCAGCGGCTTCCAGACTGAGACTCGAAGGAATGTCATTCTGAACGTCGCAGCCGTCCTCCCGGTTAACTTCAAGTTGTCGGTTCTCGGTGCGGCAACCTCCGTCGATGTACAGGACAACACTTCCGGCACGATCGAAACCGACAGCTTCCAACTCTCGACCGTCATCGACTCCAAACAGATCAACGCCCTCCCTCTGATCCTGCGCGATCCCTATCAGTTGGTGCTTCTCTCACCAGGCGTCGTCACTGCGATGAACAACGATGGCGGCGTCTCCGTCAACGGCCAGCGTGATCGAAACAACAACTTCATGCTCGACGGCGCAGACAACAATGACACGTCGGTCCCAGGCGCTCTCGGCGGCATCTCAACAGCAAATCCGGATTCGGCGCAGGAGTTTCGCGTCATCACCAACAACTTCGACGCCGAGTACGGTCGCAACACCGGCGCTATCGTCGACGTCGTTACCCGCAGCGGCACGAACCAGTTCCATGGCGATGCCTATGAGTTCGGTCGCTACAATGCACTCGGCGCACGCGACTTCTTCAACACCAAAGCGAACGGGCCGCAAGACCCCTACGTTCGCAATGACTTCGGCGCCTCCGTCGGCGGCCCAATCTGGAAGGATCGCACTTTCTTCTTCCTCAACGGCGAAGTCCAGCGCTTCCGCACCACACGCACAGAGTCCACGACCACGCCGAATGCCGCATTTAGAACCGGCGTATTCACTTACATTGATCCCACGGACGGCAGCCAGACGCCCGTAAACCTCACGAACCCGGCCGCCAATCCCAACAACCTCTCCGGTCTCCCGGTGAATCCCACTATCGCTCAGATCTTCGGCGTAACACCAGTCGGCCAGGCAGATAACGGCGACGGCGTCAGCACAACATACTTTTTCGGCTCGCCCGACGCTCTCAACTCCTACACGCTCACCGGCCGCTTCGATCAGAAGCTCACCGACAAGCATCAGCTCACCGTCCGCTACATCTACGGCCACTCCAACGAGAGCGACCCCTTCCACGATGAGAGCATTCCTGGCTATGGCAACACCGCCGTCATCGGGACGAACCATAACGGTGTTATCTCTATAGCCTCTGCTCTCACAGCTAACACCACCAACCTCTTCCGCGCTGGCTACAACCAGAACAACGCAGGCTTCTTCTGCAACCACGCCCCCTTCGACGCCCTCCTCGGCGTCGACGGCTTCGGCAACGGTCGAGACGTCGCCGTTCCATACTTCTACAACGGCAACTCCTTCGGCTGCTTCGACCTCGGCGACAGCAACGGCCAGGCTCGCCTCAGCTCAACTCTGCTCTTCGCCGACACCTACTCCGTCACCAAAGGCGCACACACCATCAAAGTCGGTGGCGAGTTCCGCAGCGTCAAAGATGGCAACTACGACAACTTCGCTTCACGCGATCTTATTTCGCTCAACAACTTCACCAACTACGGCGCTTCAGCCTACACCTTTGCCGGCGACCCCAACTCACCAAGCCTTCTCTCCTTTGAGGACCTCATCTGGGGCGCGCAAGGCTCCGTTGCAAACGCAACGGAAAACCAGTTCTTCACCGCCGGTGGCGTTCGTAGACCAAGCGACCTTACCCATTTCGTCCAGCACGAGTGGGCCATTTTCGGCCAGGACACATGGAAGGTTGGTCCTCGCTTCACCGCAGTCCTCGGCCTGCGATACGCGTTCAACGGCGTGCCTTATGAAGCGGCCGGAAACTTCGCTAACTTCTACGGCGATGCCTCTGCTCCGCTTCCCGCAGCCGGTTTCTTCTCATTCACAACAGTCGGCCCAGGAACTGGACGTCAGCTTTACGCAAACAGCTGGAAGCTCTTTGAACCTCGCGTTGGCTTCTCTTACGACGTGAATGGCGATGGTAAAACCGCCATTCGCGGTGGCTTCGGCATCTTCCACGACCGCGTCTTCGACAACATCTTCGGAAACGCCAAGTCCAATCCGCCCTTCCAGGCAACCTTCAACGACTTCCCCTTCGATCCCACCAATCCCACGGGCAGCCCTACCCTCACCAACTATCCTGACCCGGGAAATCTAACCCCCTCGGCCAACATCACCAACGGCGACTACAACGAGCCTGTCGTGATCGACCCCAACCTTAAGATGCCCACCAACTATAGCTACAACATCGGCATCCAGCGCCAGCTCAGCCCCAGGGCGACCCTCGAAGTCAACTACGTTGGCAACCACGGTCTCCATGGGCTTCGTGAGATTGACGGTGCCCCGCCGCAACAGAACCTCGTCCAGGCCGACATCGCAGCTGGCGTCTTGCCCTCTGCGCTCACGCTCAACGCTCTCTACCTCGGCGGCACCGACGCCAACGGCACCAACTTTGATCCTGCCGTCAACAACACAGCCTTCTTCCACGAGCTCTTCCAAACCTCGATCGTCAGCAGCAACTACAACGCATTGCAGGTTCGGGTGCAGGGTCAGTTCGGCGGCCTCAATCTCCTCGGCAGCTATACCTACTCCCACTCGCTCGACAACGGCTCCGACCCACTCGTTCCCGGCGCAGGCGGCTCCGGCCTTCCTCGCAACAGCGCCGATCTCGGGCCGGAGTACGGCAACTCCGACTTCGATGTTCGTAACCGGGGTACAGTAGCGGCGACCTACAACCTGCCAATCGGAACTGGTGCTGCGCACCTCAATCACGGCTTCGCCGGTGCAATCTTCAGCGGAATCCAACTCTCTGGAATCCAACAGGTCCAGACCGGCCTGCCCTTCGATCTCAGAGGGACAGCCGATAACCTCCACACCGGTGTCACCAATCGTCCTCAGCTCATCGGTGCTCCTTATCCGTCGGGACGTGGCACCATCGTCGCAGCTGGCAAAATCGTTGGACCCAACCCGCTTGCCTTTGCCAACGCACCCTACGGAGAAAGTGTCTCCATTCACCGCAATGCGTTCTATGGAAGTGGCTTCGTGAACACAGACGTAGTCTTTCAGAAGAC
- a CDS encoding 23S rRNA (pseudouridine(1915)-N(3))-methyltransferase RlmH — protein sequence MKLTLTAIATRRSKDEAAERLLAEYVERTGRYMPCESQVFGSEVALLEWLDRLAGRSPAYAILLDSRGQQHSSEEISALVGRLRDEGTQRLVFAIGPADGWSNAARQRANLVLSLGRITLPHQLARVVLAEQVYRALTILAGHPYHSGH from the coding sequence ATGAAGTTGACGCTTACCGCTATCGCGACGCGACGATCGAAGGATGAGGCTGCCGAACGGCTGCTGGCCGAGTATGTCGAACGGACGGGGCGCTATATGCCGTGCGAGTCACAGGTCTTTGGATCGGAGGTGGCGCTGCTTGAATGGCTGGACCGGCTGGCGGGTAGATCGCCAGCGTATGCGATTCTGCTCGATAGCCGTGGCCAGCAGCACTCTTCGGAGGAGATCTCAGCCCTGGTGGGACGCCTGCGGGACGAAGGCACCCAACGGCTCGTCTTCGCGATTGGTCCTGCAGATGGATGGTCTAACGCCGCGCGTCAACGTGCCAATCTTGTCCTGTCGTTGGGCCGTATTACCCTGCCGCATCAGTTGGCTCGTGTTGTCCTGGCCGAACAGGTTTACCGCGCCCTGACCATTCTGGCTGGCCATCCCTACCATTCGGGTCACTGA
- a CDS encoding class I SAM-dependent methyltransferase, whose product MQAATPSRTALRVALRRAAHQLYDATPLVLDDPIAVPILGDTYADELRRTPTRPDRPFSIALRAFLVARSRYAEDMLATAVAEGVTQYVLLGAGLDTFAHRNPYPQLRVFEVDHPATQQWKRDLIQTNSMPVPGNLIYTPVDFECQSLPEQLLEAGFDPKAATFFAWLGVVPYLTLEAFRATVAFIASQPVGSGVVLDYSQPRSALPFFEQLAYDSLASRVQQAGEPFQLFFTPPKIAFELANFYNLEDLGTPDINSRYFANRSDSLKTLGSAGRLLSAWI is encoded by the coding sequence ATGCAAGCAGCTACTCCATCGCGCACCGCGCTTCGTGTCGCACTACGACGAGCTGCTCATCAGCTCTATGATGCGACGCCGCTCGTTCTGGACGATCCAATCGCGGTGCCGATTCTTGGCGACACATATGCGGATGAGCTTCGACGCACGCCGACGCGGCCTGATCGCCCTTTTTCTATAGCGCTGCGGGCCTTTCTGGTTGCGCGAAGCCGCTATGCCGAAGACATGCTTGCTACTGCGGTCGCAGAAGGCGTAACCCAGTACGTTTTGCTCGGAGCGGGCCTTGATACGTTTGCTCATCGCAATCCTTACCCGCAGCTTCGCGTCTTCGAGGTTGACCATCCCGCCACGCAGCAGTGGAAGCGCGATCTCATTCAGACGAACTCGATGCCTGTGCCTGGCAATCTGATCTACACGCCAGTTGATTTCGAGTGCCAGTCGCTTCCTGAACAACTTTTAGAGGCTGGCTTTGATCCTAAGGCTGCAACGTTCTTTGCGTGGCTCGGCGTTGTACCTTATCTGACGCTCGAAGCGTTTCGCGCGACGGTTGCCTTCATCGCGTCTCAGCCTGTAGGTTCCGGAGTGGTACTTGATTACAGCCAACCACGTTCCGCACTGCCGTTTTTCGAACAGCTTGCTTATGACTCTCTCGCCTCGCGAGTTCAGCAAGCAGGGGAACCCTTTCAGCTTTTCTTCACTCCACCTAAGATCGCGTTCGAGCTCGCCAACTTTTACAATCTTGAAGATCTTGGTACGCCCGATATCAACTCGCGCTACTTCGCGAATCGAAGTGATTCGCTCAAAACTCTTGGAAGTGCAGGGCGCTTACTGAGCGCATGGATCTGA
- the accD gene encoding acetyl-CoA carboxylase, carboxyltransferase subunit beta has protein sequence MSWFKREDNEIVNDSEKTVRTEGLWIRCPDCGKILFKAELEGNQQVCPHCGHHFRIDARTRIESLLEPGYELVDLELRSTDPLQFTDLKPYKRRLAEAQQKTGLNDAIINAIGMLGPHNVVLSVMEYGFIGGSMGSVVGETIARAVDRSLETRHPLIIVAASGGARMMEGIASLMQLAKVSAGLARMDDAKIPYISVMTDPTTGGVTASFAMLGDLNIAEPGALIGFAGPRVIEQTIRQKLPEGFQRSEFLLEHGFLDAIVPRKEMKQYLSQTLSWMTA, from the coding sequence ATGAGTTGGTTTAAGCGCGAAGACAACGAGATCGTCAATGATTCGGAGAAGACGGTCCGCACCGAAGGTTTGTGGATTCGTTGTCCTGATTGCGGCAAGATCCTATTCAAAGCAGAGCTAGAGGGTAACCAGCAGGTTTGCCCCCATTGCGGACATCACTTTCGCATCGACGCCCGAACCCGTATCGAAAGTCTTTTGGAACCCGGCTATGAGCTGGTGGATCTGGAACTTCGGTCCACTGATCCATTGCAGTTCACTGATTTGAAACCCTACAAACGACGGCTGGCCGAGGCGCAGCAGAAGACTGGTCTCAACGACGCAATCATCAATGCCATTGGCATGCTCGGGCCACACAATGTTGTCCTCAGCGTGATGGAGTATGGATTTATCGGCGGCAGCATGGGCTCGGTGGTTGGTGAGACGATCGCGCGGGCTGTTGACCGGTCGCTCGAGACGCGCCATCCGCTGATTATTGTCGCTGCGTCGGGCGGTGCGCGCATGATGGAGGGGATTGCATCGCTGATGCAGTTGGCGAAGGTCTCTGCCGGGCTTGCTCGCATGGATGACGCCAAGATTCCGTACATCTCCGTGATGACCGACCCCACCACCGGTGGTGTTACGGCGAGCTTCGCCATGTTGGGTGATCTGAATATTGCAGAGCCGGGCGCGTTGATTGGTTTCGCCGGGCCGCGCGTCATTGAACAGACGATCCGGCAGAAGCTTCCTGAGGGCTTTCAGCGCTCGGAGTTCCTTCTTGAGCACGGCTTTCTTGACGCTATTGTGCCGCGGAAAGAGATGAAGCAATATCTTTCGCAGACTCTGAGCTGGATGACGGCTTAA